From one Acidimicrobiales bacterium genomic stretch:
- a CDS encoding glycosyltransferase yields the protein MRVLMVTDFYAPYVGGVEQHVRSLAHALADRGHHVAVATLWTPEAGPEQEDDGPVRVHRLRSTAQRLKRRWAVDERPWAPPVVDPGVLLGLRRVVRAERPDVVHGHDWLGRSAWPLCLRRRPLVVSLHYYSRSCAKKTLVRDGRRCEGPAPLKCARCAAGHYGRLQGPAVAAANLVGAAVDDRVAAAMVAVSGATAAGNLLPSRRRSCVVVPNLLPPPDGDWDGTGLDALPDGPFVLYVGDLRAEKGLDVLLDAYRGMPAPAPPLVLVGKRVPASPATLPDGVRHLGTLPNEAVLEAWRRCSFGVVPSVWAEPFGIVVIEAMTAGRPVVASAVGGLAEIVTDGVDGVLVPPGDAVALRAAIARLAGDPVLRARLGAAAARTAARYRPSVVAAEVEAVYEGALAGRG from the coding sequence GTGCGGGTCCTGATGGTCACCGACTTCTACGCGCCGTACGTCGGCGGGGTCGAGCAGCACGTGCGCTCGCTGGCGCACGCGCTCGCCGACCGCGGCCACCACGTCGCCGTGGCCACGCTGTGGACCCCGGAGGCCGGGCCCGAGCAGGAGGACGACGGGCCGGTGCGCGTCCACCGGCTGCGCAGCACGGCCCAGCGGCTGAAGCGCCGGTGGGCGGTGGACGAGCGGCCGTGGGCGCCGCCGGTCGTCGACCCCGGCGTGCTGCTCGGCCTGCGGCGGGTGGTGCGGGCCGAGCGGCCGGACGTGGTGCACGGGCACGACTGGCTGGGTCGGTCGGCCTGGCCGCTGTGCCTGCGGCGCCGGCCCCTCGTCGTCAGCCTGCACTACTACAGCCGGTCCTGTGCCAAGAAGACGCTGGTGCGCGACGGCCGGCGGTGCGAGGGGCCGGCGCCGCTGAAGTGCGCGCGCTGTGCCGCCGGGCACTACGGCCGCCTCCAGGGCCCCGCCGTGGCCGCCGCCAACCTGGTCGGCGCGGCCGTCGACGACCGGGTGGCGGCCGCGATGGTCGCCGTCAGCGGGGCGACGGCGGCCGGCAACCTGCTGCCCAGCCGGCGGCGGTCCTGCGTCGTGGTCCCCAACCTGCTGCCCCCGCCGGACGGCGACTGGGACGGCACGGGGCTGGACGCGCTGCCCGACGGGCCCTTCGTGCTGTACGTGGGCGACCTGCGGGCCGAGAAGGGCCTCGACGTGCTGCTCGACGCCTACCGGGGGATGCCGGCGCCGGCGCCGCCGCTCGTGCTCGTGGGCAAGCGGGTGCCGGCCTCCCCGGCCACCCTCCCCGACGGCGTCCGCCACCTCGGGACGCTCCCCAACGAGGCCGTGCTCGAGGCGTGGCGGCGGTGCTCGTTCGGCGTGGTGCCGTCGGTGTGGGCCGAGCCGTTCGGCATCGTGGTCATCGAGGCCATGACGGCCGGGCGGCCCGTCGTGGCCAGCGCCGTCGGCGGGCTGGCCGAGATCGTCACCGACGGGGTCGACGGCGTGCTCGTGCCGCCCGGCGACGCCGTCGCCCTGCGGGCCGCCATCGCCCGGCTGGCCGG
- a CDS encoding glycosyltransferase family 4 protein — translation MKPLRLLLVSARYPPYVGGTEIHTAEVATRLVALGHHVSVLTTDPTGSAPAEEVCDGVRVLRVPAWPRARDWYVAPKVASVVAGEAWDVLHVQGYHTFVAPLAMAAAARQRRPFVVTFHSGGHSSRFRHLVRPVQRRAMRPLLRRASRLIGVSPFETALFERALDLPPERFATISNGTSFHAAPRPAGPAERPIICSVGRVERYKGHSRVVAALPELRRSVPDVLYRVIGSGPYADRLLHQAERLGVRDAVELMSVPRERRDELPALLQEAAVFLLLSDYESQGIAVLEALSVGVPVLVADTSALHDLTGEHNVWVVPPNSPPAQLADAILEVMAAPRQSGAPALPDWDDIVAQLVDLYRDVLEAPACGS, via the coding sequence GTGAAGCCGCTGCGCCTGCTGCTCGTGTCGGCCCGCTACCCGCCCTACGTGGGCGGCACCGAGATCCACACCGCCGAGGTGGCGACCCGCCTCGTCGCCCTCGGCCACCACGTGAGCGTCCTCACCACCGACCCGACCGGCTCGGCGCCGGCCGAGGAGGTGTGCGACGGGGTGCGCGTGCTGCGGGTGCCGGCCTGGCCGAGGGCCAGGGACTGGTACGTGGCCCCCAAGGTGGCCAGCGTGGTCGCCGGCGAGGCCTGGGACGTCCTGCACGTGCAGGGCTACCACACGTTCGTCGCACCCCTCGCCATGGCGGCCGCCGCCCGCCAGCGCCGGCCCTTCGTCGTCACCTTCCACAGCGGCGGCCACTCGTCCCGGTTCCGCCACCTGGTCCGACCGGTGCAGCGGCGGGCCATGCGGCCGCTCCTGCGCCGGGCCAGCCGGCTGATCGGGGTGTCGCCGTTCGAGACCGCGCTGTTCGAACGGGCCCTCGACCTGCCGCCCGAGCGGTTCGCCACGATCTCGAACGGCACGTCGTTCCACGCCGCGCCCCGCCCGGCCGGCCCGGCGGAGCGGCCGATCATCTGCTCGGTCGGGCGGGTCGAGCGCTACAAGGGCCACAGCCGGGTGGTCGCCGCCCTGCCCGAGCTGCGCCGCAGCGTGCCCGACGTGCTCTACCGGGTCATCGGCTCGGGGCCCTACGCCGACCGGCTGCTCCACCAGGCCGAGCGCCTCGGCGTGCGCGACGCCGTCGAGCTCATGTCCGTGCCCCGCGAGCGGCGCGACGAGCTCCCCGCCCTGCTCCAGGAGGCGGCGGTGTTCCTGCTCCTGTCGGACTACGAGTCCCAGGGGATCGCCGTGCTGGAGGCCCTGTCGGTCGGGGTGCCGGTCCTGGTGGCCGACACGTCGGCGCTGCACGACCTGACCGGCGAGCACAACGTGTGGGTGGTCCCGCCCAACAGCCCGCCGGCCCAGCTGGCCGACGCCATCCTCGAGGTGATGGCCGCGCCCCGCCAGTCCGGCGCGCCGGCCCTGCCCGACTGGGACGACATCGTGGCCCAGCTGGTCGACCTGTACCGCGACGTGCTGGAGGCGCCGGCGTGCGGGTCCTGA